From Deltaproteobacteria bacterium:
AACGCGCGCTCGTGGCTGCGGTCGCCGATGCGAGCATCGAAGTCACCGCAACCCGCAAGCGCGAGTCGAGTGCGCCCGCGCGCGTCGACGCGAAGTTCCTCGCCACGGTGACGCGCATCTCGAACGCGATGTGGCCCGGCGTGCCTGTCATTCCGACGATGGGCACCGGCGCGACCGACTCCACCTACTTCCGCCTCGCCGGCATCCCTGCGTACGGTGTCTCGGGCCTGTTCGACGACATCGACGACTACCGCGCCCACGGCCGCGACGAGCGCCTCGGCGTCGCGCAGTTCTATGACGGGCTCGAGTTCCTGCGCCGCCTCGTGCACGAGTTGGCCGTGCGCGACTGACACCCGCGGGATTGCGTTACTCCGTGACGAGCAGCTTGGCCGCCGCCAGCGCGAACACGCAGCAGCCCGCGAACGAGATCAGCCAGCCGAGCGCGCCCGCATAGCACCAGCTCATCACCCGCCACCAGCGCTCGGGCGGGATCGCGCCGTGAAGGCGCGTTGGGTGCAGCCACCAGCGCGGCGGTAGCTCGCCTGCGGCGACGAGTACGCGGCGCAGCTCGACGTGGTACCAGAAGCCCGTCGGCAAACCGAGCACGAGGCCCGCGCCGATGAGCCAGAGCGCGGCGACGAGCAGCGACTCGATGCCGGCGAGGCTCCACGCCAGCGCAGCGCCGCCGAGCAGCGCGACGAAGGCGAGCACGAGCAGCGCTTCGAGCATGCGCGGCGTATCGGCTCGCGCGCGCCGCGGCCTAATCTGCGCGCATGCTGACCACAGAGCGCCTCGAGCTTCGCCCCATCGCGCGCGCCGACCACGCGCGCCTGCTCGCGATCTTCCGCGACCCGTACGTGCGCCGATATCTGTGGGACTCGGTGATCTGCACGCCCGCCGAAGTCGAGGACGTGCTCGCGCAGAGCGAAGCCGCCTTTCGCGATCACGGCGTCGGCATCTTCGGCGTCGCCGTTTGCGGCGCGAGCGAGCTGATCGGCTTCGCCGGCGCGCGCCCCACGAAGAACGGCGAGCTCGAGCTGATCTACGGCCTTCTGCCCGAGCACTGGGGCCGCGGCTTCACGGACGAAGCCTCGCGCGCCGTGCTCGCCCTCGCGTTCGAGCGCGGCCACGCGCGCGTCTGGGCGGGCACCGACACCGAGAACAAGGCGAGCGAGCGCGTGATGCAGCGCCTCGGCATGCGCTTCGACCACCGCGTCACGGTGAACGGGCTGCCGCAGATCTACTACGTGCTGGATCGGGAGAGCCGCGTCTAACAACACGACGCCCCGGTGGAGATCACCTCCACCGGGGCGCGTGCAGTGAGAAGCTGCGAGGTGCTGGGCTCAGCGACCGCGTCGATCCAGCCGGCGGTCGATGCGCGCGCCCTTGCGGTCGAGGCGGCGATCGATGTGCTCGCCGCGTCGATCGAGGCGGCGGTCGATGCGGTCGCCCTTGCGGTCGAGGCGCTCGGCGCGCAGCTCGCGGCCGTTCGCTTCGGCGGCGTCAGCGCGTCGATCGAGGCGGCGGTCGATGCGATCGCCCTTGCGATCGAGACGCTCTTCGATGCGATCCCCCTTCTTGTCGAGGTGCTCCTCGATCGCGTCGCCGTGATCGGCGAAGGCGGCACTGGCGAGGAAGAGGCTGGCGAAGGCTGCGGCGGTCAGGTGAAGAGGCTTCACGGTGGGCTCCTGGGTCTCGTTGGGTTGGTTGGGATGGTTTCGAACTCGATGCCTCCTTCAACGCGCCGCCTCGCCGCGGGTTGCGCGGCGTGCGGTTAGAGTTCGCTTTCCGGCGCACGAGCCGGCAAAAGGAAGTGGAGGCGGCGATGGCGTCACGGACTCTCGGAGTTGCCTGCTCGTTGCTGGCGAACGCGGCGATCGCGCATCCGGGCCACGGAGCGAGTCCCGCCGCGAGTTGGCTTCATGGTCTCGAGCCGTCTCATCTCGTTCCCGCACTCCTGCTCGCCGCCAGCGCCCTCGTCTTTGCTTGGAAACGCATCGCCGCTCGTGAGCGCCGCTAGCCCGCTGCGCATCGGCGAGCTCGAGGCGCTCGAGCTGCGCCCGGAGCGCGCCGAGACGTACTTGTTATTGGCGCATGGCGCGGGCGCCGGCATGCGGCACGCGTTCATGGAGGCGATCGCCGCGGCGCTCGCGGAGCGCGGCGTCGCGACGCTGCGCTTTCAGTTCCCGTGGATGCAGCGCGGCGAGAAGCGCATCGACGCGCCGCCGCTGCTGCACGCCGCCGTGCGCGACGCGTTCGCAGAAGCGCAGCGCCGCGCGGGCGCGCTGCCGCTGTTCGCGGGCGGGAAGTCGCTCGGCGGGCGCATGACTTCGCAGGTCGCCGCGAAGGGCGCGCTCGCGACTGCGCGCGGCATCGTGTTCCTCGGCTTCCCGCTGCACCCCGCCGGCAAGCCCGGCACGGAGCGCGCCGCGCATCTGCGCGAAGTCGCGCAGCCGATGCTGTTCGCGCAGGGCACGCGCGACGCGCTCGCCGAGCTCGCGCTGCTGCGCCCCGTCGTGGCGGCGCTCGGCTCGCGCGCGCGGCTGCATCTCGAGGACGACGCGGACCACGCGTTTCACGTGCGCAAGAAGTCGGGGCGCGACGACGGGGCGGTGATCGCGTCGCTCGCGGACGCGGTGCGGAAGTTCACGCGAGAGCTGGAGAGCGAGCGATGAAGTGGGTGTGCGTGTTCTGCGGCGCGCGCGAAGGCGCGAGCGCCGCCTACGCGGAGGCGGCGCGCGCGTTCGGTGCGCTCGTCGCCGCGCGCGGCCTCGGACTCGTGACAGGCGGCGGCGCGCTCGGTCTGATGGGCGTCGTCACCGACGCCGCGCTCGCGGGCGGTGCGAGCGTCGTGGGCGTGATTCCCGCGTCGCTCGTCGACCGCGAAGTCGCGCACGTGCGGCTCACGGAGCGCGTCGTGGTGCGCGACATGTTCGAGCGCAAAGGCGAGATGATGCGCCGCGCCGACGCGTTTCTCGCGCTGCCCGGCGGCATGGGCACGCTCGACGAAATCACCGAGGTGCTCACGTGGACGCAGCTCGGTCTGTTCGCGAAGCCGTGCGGCCTCGTGAACGTGAGCGGCTACTGGGACCCGCTGCTCGCGATGCTCGACCGCGCCGTCGCGCAGGGCTTCCTCTCGCACGAGCACCGCGCGCTCACGCAGGTCGACAGCGACGCCGCGCGCCTTCTCGATCGCTTCGCCGCGTGGCAGCAGCCGTCAGCGTTCGCGGGCTCGCGCACGTGAGTCTCCCGCGCGCGCTGCTCTTCGATCTCGACGACACCATCCTGCGCGAGAGCGCGGGGGACGAGAACTTGTGGGCAGAGCTGTGCGACGCGTACGCGCCTCGCGCCGGCGTCGCGAGCGCAATGCTGCACGCCGCGGTGCTCGCTGCGCGCGATTCGTTCTGGGACGACCCGGTGCGCGAGAAGCGCGGGCGCCTCGCGATGCCGTGGGCGCGCCGCGCCGTCGCCGAGGCCGCGTTCCGCCGCCTCGCGTTGCGCGATCTCGCGCTCGCGCACGCGCTCGGCGACGCCTTCACGCGCACGCGCAGCGAGCGCATGCACTTCTTCCCCGGCGCGCGCGAGGCGCTCGTCGAGCTGCGCGCGCGCGGGCATGCGCTGGCGCTCGTGACGAACGGCGGCGCGGTGTTTCAGCGCGAGAAGATCGTGCGCTTCGAGGTGGCGCCGCTCTTCGACGCGATCTTCGTAGAGGGCGAGCTCGGTTTCGGCAAGCCCGACCCGCGCGTCTTCCAGCGCGCGCTCGCCGCACTGCGCGCCGAGCCGACCGAGGCGCTGATGACCGGCAACGACCTGCGCTCCGACATCTTCGGCGCGAAGCGCGCAGGCATCCCCAGCGTGTGGGTCGACCACGCGCGTGCGGGTGTGCCCGCGAGCGCGCCCGCGCAGCCGGATCGCGTGGTGAGGGCGATCGCGGAGCTGCTCTGACGCGCGGCTAGTAGTGCTCCCCCGCTGCCGGCGTCGGGTACCGATACAGCCCGGTTCGCACCCGGATCCCTAATTCCTCTCCGATCGCGCGCATGGTCTCCGGGCAGAACGCGTAGCCGCGCAGGCGCGCGATGCGACTCTCGTGCTCGTCGATACGCATCACCTGCTCCAGCGCCTCGCGACCGCGGCGCGTGACGAAGCCCAGCGCAACGGGCTCGCCGCCGACGAGCGCGAGCTGCATGCGCGGCGCCTCGTACTGCAACTCCGCGGGCCACTCGGCGTGACCTTGCAGCGCTGCGTGGAACCAGCTCTGGCGCGTGCGGAAGTTGTCGCTGCCGTACTCGAGCCCGCAGCCGACGTTCTCGACCTG
This genomic window contains:
- a CDS encoding HAD-IA family hydrolase codes for the protein MAAAVSVRGLAHVSLPRALLFDLDDTILRESAGDENLWAELCDAYAPRAGVASAMLHAAVLAARDSFWDDPVREKRGRLAMPWARRAVAEAAFRRLALRDLALAHALGDAFTRTRSERMHFFPGAREALVELRARGHALALVTNGGAVFQREKIVRFEVAPLFDAIFVEGELGFGKPDPRVFQRALAALRAEPTEALMTGNDLRSDIFGAKRAGIPSVWVDHARAGVPASAPAQPDRVVRAIAELL
- a CDS encoding GNAT family N-acetyltransferase, whose amino-acid sequence is MLTTERLELRPIARADHARLLAIFRDPYVRRYLWDSVICTPAEVEDVLAQSEAAFRDHGVGIFGVAVCGASELIGFAGARPTKNGELELIYGLLPEHWGRGFTDEASRAVLALAFERGHARVWAGTDTENKASERVMQRLGMRFDHRVTVNGLPQIYYVLDRESRV
- a CDS encoding dienelactone hydrolase family protein — translated: MVSSRLISFPHSCSPPAPSSLLGNASPLVSAASPLRIGELEALELRPERAETYLLLAHGAGAGMRHAFMEAIAAALAERGVATLRFQFPWMQRGEKRIDAPPLLHAAVRDAFAEAQRRAGALPLFAGGKSLGGRMTSQVAAKGALATARGIVFLGFPLHPAGKPGTERAAHLREVAQPMLFAQGTRDALAELALLRPVVAALGSRARLHLEDDADHAFHVRKKSGRDDGAVIASLADAVRKFTRELESER
- a CDS encoding TIGR00730 family Rossman fold protein, with amino-acid sequence MKWVCVFCGAREGASAAYAEAARAFGALVAARGLGLVTGGGALGLMGVVTDAALAGGASVVGVIPASLVDREVAHVRLTERVVVRDMFERKGEMMRRADAFLALPGGMGTLDEITEVLTWTQLGLFAKPCGLVNVSGYWDPLLAMLDRAVAQGFLSHEHRALTQVDSDAARLLDRFAAWQQPSAFAGSRT